One part of the Bdellovibrio bacteriovorus genome encodes these proteins:
- a CDS encoding lytic transglycosylase domain-containing protein → MISSTFALTLAAAGCYFDAGFGQLLQNVHASPTPVSQEHKEAAELFIQLNEKHNFFAARYKGCHIERNAVLCKSFYKDKSAAGKDKDTRLKAAQLTKLIRQQKWTELSNTSESESVRAVSTLSNKDRHNLTEHILNDKTCISPHLATAIAFKLEEKLPDAKVLSTVRALYARTFDCSTDKEFSDLGLYRGGLFEIWQDNPEQATDFLKKLSTLSKDIALTSRAQFWMNHAAREQGKSVSANTMEDHFTSFPLSYHILTDYATMEDGPYQTVSDLREQRMQTRSSFEDLNGAIQLVEHFMAQQKDALAKRTLEFIDYAELAEAEPGFQLYVATLLAKFDDMNHQRFMVLSRLFQNHPQFKTLKNLNIYYPLAFEDLVIKHHRDQDPFLLLSLIRQESSFNPNTKSPVGATGLMQIMPRTAKDLKKRVVTDKELLDPSSNIQLGARYFAALVKEFKNDHMKALASYNAGSGNVRKWMKRYPVENPLLFVDLIPFDETREYVAGILRNQYWYSKLYPELLVTPQMASQTSAQK, encoded by the coding sequence ATGATTTCAAGCACCTTCGCCCTGACATTAGCGGCGGCCGGTTGCTATTTCGATGCCGGTTTTGGGCAGCTGTTACAAAATGTACATGCCAGCCCCACCCCTGTTTCCCAGGAACACAAAGAAGCCGCTGAGCTCTTTATTCAACTGAATGAAAAGCACAACTTCTTTGCCGCCCGCTATAAGGGCTGCCATATCGAACGCAATGCCGTTCTTTGCAAAAGCTTCTATAAAGACAAATCCGCTGCCGGGAAAGATAAAGACACCCGATTGAAAGCAGCCCAACTGACAAAATTAATTCGTCAGCAAAAATGGACAGAGCTTTCCAACACTTCTGAATCAGAAAGTGTGCGCGCTGTTTCGACTCTTTCAAACAAAGATCGCCACAACCTGACTGAGCATATTCTAAACGACAAAACCTGCATTTCCCCGCACCTGGCAACTGCCATAGCCTTTAAGCTGGAAGAAAAACTTCCCGATGCAAAAGTGCTTTCCACCGTGCGCGCGCTGTATGCCCGCACTTTCGATTGCAGCACAGATAAAGAATTCAGCGATCTTGGTCTTTACCGTGGCGGTTTGTTTGAAATCTGGCAGGACAATCCTGAACAAGCCACAGACTTCCTGAAGAAACTTTCCACGCTTTCCAAGGACATCGCACTGACATCCCGTGCGCAGTTCTGGATGAATCATGCCGCGCGCGAGCAAGGGAAATCTGTCTCTGCCAACACCATGGAAGATCACTTCACCAGCTTCCCGCTGAGCTATCACATCCTGACAGACTACGCGACAATGGAAGACGGCCCTTATCAGACGGTTTCCGACCTGCGAGAGCAGCGCATGCAGACCCGCAGCTCATTTGAAGATCTGAATGGCGCCATCCAATTGGTTGAGCACTTCATGGCTCAGCAAAAAGATGCCCTGGCAAAACGCACGCTTGAATTTATCGACTATGCAGAGCTGGCCGAGGCAGAACCCGGTTTCCAGCTTTATGTGGCAACACTGCTGGCGAAGTTTGATGACATGAATCATCAGCGTTTCATGGTGCTCAGCCGCCTGTTCCAGAATCATCCTCAGTTCAAGACACTGAAGAATCTGAATATCTATTATCCACTGGCGTTTGAAGATCTGGTGATCAAACATCACCGCGATCAGGATCCGTTCCTGCTTCTGTCTTTGATCCGTCAGGAAAGTTCCTTCAATCCGAACACCAAAAGCCCGGTGGGCGCGACGGGCTTGATGCAAATCATGCCTCGCACGGCGAAAGATCTGAAAAAACGCGTGGTCACCGACAAAGAACTGCTGGATCCCTCAAGCAACATCCAGTTGGGTGCGCGCTATTTTGCTGCGTTGGTAAAAGAATTCAAGAATGATCACATGAAAGCCCTGGCGTCCTACAACGCCGGCAGCGGCAACGTACGCAAATGGATGAAACGCTATCCGGTGGAAAATCCGTTGCTGTTCGTGGACCTGATTCCGTTTGATGAAACCCGTGAATACGTCGCAGGCATCCTGCGCAACCAGTACTGGTACTCTAAACTGTATCCGGAACTGCTTGTGACACCGCAAATGGCATCACAAACCTCCGCTCAGAAATAA
- a CDS encoding substrate-binding periplasmic protein, translating to MHFLKALLVIAIGLSGGVVFAKETCSKQYIVGTNNYMPMYFRNPGGQAGGVDEDLISAIMARSDCGYNSRGMSRPMAVESLKRNQLDLILLVAENNIYSDGGADFIPLFRSVRELVVRKSKYKKGQTVADVFGNRKVIFGNLIGSRAVMTEPEYQMLLKDSRIIQVPDAVGVYSLIQKGRTDAVIATPLLNNYLVKDLKIENDVILVSDRNFTTSLGIYVSRQRVGQQDRARLEEVVRKMKKDGTIERIISKYLTQDQMSSVTFE from the coding sequence ATGCATTTTTTAAAAGCGCTTTTGGTCATTGCGATAGGATTGTCAGGCGGAGTGGTCTTTGCCAAAGAGACCTGCTCTAAGCAGTATATCGTGGGTACCAACAACTATATGCCGATGTACTTTCGTAATCCCGGCGGCCAAGCCGGGGGCGTTGATGAGGATCTGATCTCTGCCATCATGGCAAGAAGCGATTGTGGATACAATTCCCGAGGCATGTCCCGGCCGATGGCGGTTGAGTCCTTGAAGCGAAATCAACTGGATTTGATTCTGCTGGTGGCAGAAAATAACATCTATTCCGATGGCGGCGCAGATTTCATTCCACTGTTTCGTTCAGTGCGTGAACTGGTTGTGCGCAAATCGAAATATAAAAAGGGTCAGACGGTTGCTGATGTTTTCGGAAATAGAAAAGTCATTTTTGGAAACCTGATCGGATCCCGTGCGGTGATGACAGAGCCTGAGTATCAGATGCTGCTTAAAGACAGCCGGATCATTCAGGTGCCGGATGCTGTCGGTGTTTATTCCCTGATTCAAAAAGGCCGTACGGATGCAGTTATTGCGACTCCGCTTTTGAATAACTATCTGGTTAAAGATTTAAAAATAGAGAATGACGTCATCCTGGTTTCGGATCGCAATTTTACAACGTCATTGGGTATTTATGTTTCCAGGCAGAGAGTGGGACAGCAAGACCGCGCAAGGCTTGAAGAGGTCGTGCGTAAGATGAAGAAAGACGGGACCATAGAAAGAATCATCTCAAAGTATCTTACGCAGGATCAGATGTCGTCAGTGACCTTCGAATAG
- a CDS encoding TonB-dependent receptor plug domain-containing protein: MKYSVLLACLFLGLAAHAQEAVPSFETVVEDVVFNTSNKVVIDEKTIKDSRAPNITSLLSSQANITVVSTPFQPNSIFIRGGDSGHVMIIVDGVPFYDASTVQRTFNLNSLDIKSVRRIEIIKGGQTVLYGGQALSGVIKIDTIPQEIKSQSSLQGQLGTQNFRDVTVGHTEALNDNNALVLRGHGAWRDAESPVLDSTETYSRNNWNAEGAYVWKGAVDGNLKALFLQDFNTSPTTDRTTNQVMDTEDLEMFTRQIGGSTYMKFNELPFEPRLALSMQNSLRTYEWPVVPVQNPTGTDQKYGANLRTARLDLTPYKSEKISVAAGLSYLYEDFTYRDKGVESVNTFSEQRGVFAKADYEFHPGFSLAVGGRVENWADQDAVSTYQIGLTVFEHTKLEVASGYKIPSLFQLYSSYGNPDLKAERAVQYSLMQEFEISESQSASITFFRSDFTDLIQISGSFPSIQYENVSKTETRGVDISYTIRPWTGGTFIATYGYQEPRNVDTGTWLLRRPLVNGSLKYIQNHDKHTAALELVGAGERMDNGAPISMTAYASTSIPGYVTANAAYSYQWNDNINVFTRLNNLTDHRYEETYSFYSEGFSGSLGAEYLF, encoded by the coding sequence GTGAAATATTCAGTTCTGCTTGCCTGCCTGTTCCTGGGTTTGGCCGCTCACGCTCAAGAAGCTGTTCCCAGTTTTGAAACCGTTGTTGAGGATGTTGTTTTTAACACCTCCAACAAGGTCGTGATCGATGAAAAGACCATCAAGGATTCCCGCGCTCCGAACATCACCAGTCTGCTTTCCAGCCAGGCCAACATAACCGTCGTCAGCACACCCTTTCAGCCCAACTCCATCTTCATTCGTGGCGGTGACTCTGGGCACGTGATGATCATTGTCGACGGCGTTCCGTTCTATGACGCCTCTACGGTGCAAAGAACATTCAATTTGAATTCCCTGGATATCAAATCCGTTCGCCGCATTGAAATCATCAAAGGTGGCCAGACAGTGCTTTACGGCGGTCAGGCATTGTCCGGCGTAATCAAGATCGATACTATTCCTCAGGAAATCAAAAGCCAAAGCTCCCTGCAAGGTCAACTGGGCACCCAGAACTTCCGCGACGTGACTGTCGGTCACACAGAAGCTTTGAATGACAACAACGCCTTGGTATTGCGCGGTCATGGCGCATGGAGAGACGCAGAATCCCCAGTGCTTGATTCCACCGAAACCTATTCCCGCAACAACTGGAACGCCGAAGGTGCCTATGTATGGAAGGGCGCTGTTGATGGAAACCTGAAAGCCCTGTTCCTGCAGGACTTCAACACGTCCCCGACCACGGATCGCACCACCAATCAGGTGATGGACACCGAGGATCTGGAAATGTTCACCCGTCAGATTGGTGGTTCCACTTACATGAAATTCAACGAACTTCCGTTCGAACCGCGCCTGGCTTTGAGCATGCAAAACAGCTTGCGCACTTATGAGTGGCCGGTTGTTCCAGTACAAAACCCAACAGGCACTGACCAGAAATATGGCGCAAATCTGCGCACCGCCCGTCTGGATCTGACTCCGTACAAGTCTGAAAAGATCAGCGTGGCTGCGGGGCTTAGCTATCTTTATGAAGACTTCACATACCGTGACAAGGGTGTGGAATCCGTGAATACGTTCTCTGAACAGCGCGGTGTCTTTGCCAAGGCTGACTATGAATTCCATCCGGGCTTTTCTTTGGCCGTGGGTGGCCGCGTGGAAAACTGGGCGGATCAGGATGCTGTCAGCACCTATCAAATTGGCCTGACCGTGTTTGAGCACACCAAGCTTGAAGTGGCTTCCGGATACAAGATTCCATCCCTGTTCCAGTTGTATTCTTCTTATGGCAATCCAGACCTGAAAGCCGAGCGCGCCGTTCAGTACAGCCTGATGCAGGAATTTGAAATCTCTGAAAGCCAAAGCGCTTCCATCACTTTCTTCCGTTCTGATTTCACGGATCTGATCCAGATTTCCGGTTCATTCCCAAGCATTCAGTACGAAAACGTTTCCAAAACCGAAACCCGTGGTGTTGATATCAGCTATACCATCCGTCCTTGGACTGGCGGCACATTCATCGCGACCTACGGTTATCAGGAGCCACGCAATGTCGACACCGGCACGTGGCTGCTGCGTCGTCCGCTTGTGAACGGCAGCCTGAAATACATCCAAAACCACGACAAACACACCGCTGCTTTGGAGCTGGTGGGTGCTGGCGAACGCATGGATAACGGCGCACCGATCTCGATGACGGCTTATGCCTCCACTTCAATTCCGGGTTATGTGACCGCCAACGCTGCTTATTCATATCAATGGAATGACAATATCAATGTCTTCACCCGCCTGAACAACCTGACGGACCACCGCTATGAAGAAACCTACAGCTTCTATTCAGAGGGCTTCTCTGGCTCACTGGGAGCGGAATACCTGTTCTAA
- a CDS encoding energy transducer TonB has product MKLKLWILLSVILHLLAVTALQWGASPVSPDLGTVVDLTVTSPAGVSGLPPAPPAAVSKPAPTVPSESVKSEAPETTANADAGAAGGGGDSTTPVGFSEITRLPKVKREFKAQYPEEAKKAAVDGPVILEILIDREGKVRHVQVLSGPGHGLNESAVEALKKFEFQPAFKGEESVAVKIRYTYRFKLEVN; this is encoded by the coding sequence TTGAAACTTAAACTTTGGATCCTATTATCAGTTATTTTGCATTTGCTGGCGGTCACGGCCCTGCAGTGGGGTGCTTCGCCGGTGTCTCCAGATCTGGGGACCGTGGTGGATCTGACGGTTACAAGCCCTGCAGGTGTTTCAGGCCTGCCGCCGGCACCTCCGGCTGCTGTCAGCAAACCAGCACCGACTGTTCCGTCGGAATCTGTAAAGAGCGAAGCCCCTGAAACAACTGCCAACGCAGACGCGGGTGCGGCAGGTGGTGGCGGAGATTCCACCACCCCGGTGGGCTTCAGCGAAATCACCCGTCTTCCAAAAGTTAAACGTGAATTCAAAGCCCAATATCCGGAAGAAGCCAAGAAAGCCGCTGTGGATGGGCCCGTCATTCTGGAAATCCTGATCGACCGCGAAGGCAAAGTCCGCCACGTGCAGGTTCTAAGCGGACCGGGTCATGGCTTGAATGAATCCGCCGTGGAGGCACTGAAAAAATTCGAATTTCAACCAGCTTTCAAAGGCGAAGAATCTGTTGCTGTTAAGATCCGTTACACCTATAGATTTAAATTAGAAGTAAATTAA
- a CDS encoding ATP-binding cassette domain-containing protein has protein sequence MQNNLFQVTGRSLFYELPNGAKLLNDISFTWNFRRCALVGPNGVGKTTLAKILAGILEPKSGELRCSQNVVYLAQVSEPADITVGEYLIGLWESPVADPAVWGLLLQDIPLEQNLKCLSGGQWTRVRIAEALGRGGGLLILDEPTNNLDREARELVYRFVREYPGCLLLISHDRELMEEVDGIWELSSQGLSSYGGSYSFYEEQKQAERELLEEKIDRARREKKKLEREHHDKLQTQEKRMRAGDAKAAKGGIPRIIVGGLKRRAQETHARINVNEEKRVEKSQENLRELVQAQKVESRLGLDLSAAALPEGKLVFELDHFNLSYLSEGSFLWQEPLTCAMRGPRRWALYGRNGAGKTSLLDCLLGRSQAVRTAGVCRLGEVPVQVLDQKYSLLDADHSVLENVMEKSRFDPIETRNRLAQFQFFGDMVHRKTRDLSGGEKLKASLAKLLLSQPVPQLLILDEPTNNLDLASLKVLEMALAEYAGALLVVSHDEVFLQNIGVEAVLEIG, from the coding sequence ATGCAAAACAATTTATTTCAGGTGACCGGAAGGTCCCTGTTCTATGAGCTTCCCAACGGGGCGAAGCTTTTGAATGATATTTCATTTACGTGGAACTTTCGCCGGTGTGCCTTGGTCGGCCCCAATGGCGTGGGGAAAACCACGCTGGCAAAGATTCTTGCAGGAATTTTGGAACCCAAAAGCGGTGAATTGCGCTGTTCACAAAACGTGGTGTATCTGGCGCAGGTCAGTGAACCGGCAGATATCACCGTCGGTGAGTATCTGATCGGCCTGTGGGAAAGCCCGGTAGCGGACCCGGCAGTGTGGGGCTTGCTGCTTCAGGATATTCCGCTGGAGCAAAATCTAAAGTGTTTGAGCGGTGGCCAGTGGACCCGTGTGCGCATTGCTGAAGCCCTGGGGCGCGGCGGTGGGCTGCTGATCCTGGATGAGCCGACAAACAATCTGGATCGTGAGGCGCGCGAACTCGTGTATCGCTTTGTGCGTGAATATCCGGGATGTCTGCTGCTGATCAGTCACGATCGTGAACTGATGGAGGAAGTCGACGGTATCTGGGAGCTTTCCAGTCAGGGACTTTCAAGCTATGGCGGCAGCTATTCTTTTTACGAAGAGCAAAAACAGGCCGAACGGGAACTGCTTGAGGAAAAGATCGACCGCGCAAGACGTGAAAAAAAGAAGCTGGAACGCGAACACCACGACAAATTGCAGACCCAGGAAAAGCGCATGCGTGCAGGTGACGCCAAAGCCGCCAAGGGCGGGATTCCCCGGATCATTGTTGGCGGACTGAAGCGCCGGGCGCAGGAAACCCACGCACGCATCAATGTGAATGAGGAAAAGCGTGTGGAAAAGTCGCAGGAAAACCTGCGCGAACTGGTGCAGGCGCAAAAGGTTGAAAGCCGTCTGGGGCTGGATTTGAGCGCCGCAGCCCTGCCGGAAGGAAAGCTTGTTTTTGAGCTGGATCACTTCAACTTAAGTTATCTTTCAGAGGGTTCCTTTCTTTGGCAGGAGCCATTGACTTGTGCCATGCGCGGACCCCGAAGATGGGCTTTGTATGGAAGAAATGGCGCGGGCAAAACCTCGTTGCTGGATTGCCTGTTGGGCCGTTCACAAGCGGTGCGCACCGCAGGTGTCTGCCGTCTGGGAGAGGTGCCCGTTCAGGTCTTGGATCAAAAGTATTCGTTGCTGGATGCCGATCATTCTGTGCTGGAAAACGTGATGGAAAAATCCAGGTTTGATCCGATAGAGACCCGCAACCGTCTGGCACAGTTTCAGTTCTTTGGTGACATGGTTCATCGCAAGACCCGGGACTTAAGCGGAGGTGAAAAGCTGAAGGCGTCTTTGGCGAAGCTATTGCTGTCCCAGCCCGTGCCGCAGCTCTTGATTCTGGACGAGCCCACCAACAATCTGGATCTGGCCAGTTTGAAGGTTCTGGAAATGGCCTTGGCAGAATACGCCGGAGCGCTGCTGGTGGTTTCCCACGATGAGGTGTTTCTGCAAAATATCGGGGTCGAAGCGGTATTGGAAATCGGATAG
- a CDS encoding DUF2799 domain-containing protein, whose translation MAFQLAGCASYFKKKDCESINWFEHGQKVAMRGQWLNADPVVNECRKVEADIQESQLDKGFKSGVEKYCTTTNAYIIGKSGDFFSRDICEGPQINVLVAEHRKGTVDYCAKSNGFVAGTSGKKYQNVCPKELEPAFLPEYRKGRKKYVQSLIDSKSSEVRSLDMDILHKRNNLSFARSRLSALEAEKSGLESSKSAAMINQQSQLVTHFNSQISVLDSNINSKKSEVFSLQSDLNTLENNRDKLQKDISAFKEELPSLDNP comes from the coding sequence ATGGCATTTCAATTGGCGGGTTGTGCAAGCTACTTCAAAAAGAAAGACTGCGAATCCATCAACTGGTTTGAACACGGCCAAAAAGTTGCCATGCGCGGCCAATGGCTGAATGCCGACCCGGTAGTGAACGAATGCCGCAAAGTCGAGGCTGATATTCAGGAATCCCAACTGGATAAAGGCTTTAAAAGCGGCGTTGAAAAGTACTGCACCACCACCAATGCGTACATCATCGGAAAAAGTGGTGATTTCTTCTCTCGCGATATCTGCGAAGGACCGCAGATTAATGTTTTGGTTGCTGAACACCGCAAAGGCACGGTGGATTACTGTGCAAAATCCAACGGCTTCGTTGCCGGCACCTCCGGCAAAAAGTATCAGAACGTTTGCCCGAAGGAACTTGAACCGGCTTTCCTGCCTGAATACCGTAAAGGTCGCAAAAAATACGTTCAATCCCTGATCGACAGCAAGTCCTCCGAAGTACGCAGCCTGGATATGGATATTCTGCACAAGCGCAATAATTTAAGTTTTGCACGCAGCAGATTGAGCGCGTTGGAAGCGGAGAAAAGCGGTCTGGAATCCAGCAAGTCCGCGGCAATGATAAATCAGCAAAGCCAGTTGGTGACTCACTTCAATTCCCAGATTTCTGTGCTTGATTCAAATATCAACAGCAAAAAATCAGAGGTGTTTTCATTGCAAAGTGATTTGAATACTCTGGAAAACAACCGAGACAAACTGCAGAAAGATATCTCGGCCTTCAAGGAAGAGCTGCCAAGCCTGGACAACCCCTAG
- a CDS encoding ABC-F family ATP-binding cassette domain-containing protein, protein MAITLLQLQSGHKAFGAKVLFDDATFAINEGEHVGVIGPNGAGKSTLFKILVDQEHLDEGIVTKSQQLRLGYLEQESDWDVDQKVEEYLEKNCIKPLWELKQFGLKLGLTESHFQSHLKQLSGGYRMRVKLLYLIGQEPNLLLLDEPTNFLDLETLLVLENFLQEYKGAFLLISHDREFLRRVTDHILEVESGDIVKFPGSLDDYFEQKQMLAEILQKQVLSQQAKKKSIMDFVTRFGAKATKARQAQSRLKALEKMEVIEVKAAPTHSHIHIPPASQTGKMILEVENVECGYGDKVILKDVTLRLERGNHLGIVGLNGAGKSTLLKSLGEQIPLVRGSIKWGHQVSLSYFAQHTPESLNPEHSVLEAMASAAHKEVTQQDVLNIAGSLLFSGDNVHKKVKVLSGGEKSRVALGQILLQKSPLLLLDEPTNHLDFDTVEALTTALEKYEGTIITVSHDRGFIGRVANKILEVNHGKLTLYPGTYDEYVWSLQKGFLAERDLNEGATTQKVSSEKAAEAPKFNYKEERKKLETQIKKAQKLIEDCDKKIADLTKKRDALNESLMTAAGDKAAGLAKELHELSGAIEDLESSMLQAMEDQQNFENELKQLVG, encoded by the coding sequence ATGGCTATCACTCTTCTGCAACTGCAATCCGGCCACAAGGCCTTTGGCGCCAAAGTTCTCTTTGACGATGCCACTTTCGCGATCAACGAAGGTGAACACGTCGGCGTTATCGGCCCCAACGGTGCCGGCAAATCCACTCTGTTTAAAATTCTGGTCGATCAGGAACATCTTGATGAAGGGATCGTGACCAAATCCCAACAACTGCGTCTGGGCTATCTGGAACAGGAATCTGACTGGGACGTCGATCAAAAGGTCGAAGAGTATCTGGAAAAAAATTGCATCAAGCCTCTGTGGGAGCTGAAACAGTTCGGTTTGAAACTGGGTTTGACGGAAAGTCACTTCCAGTCCCACTTAAAGCAACTCAGCGGTGGCTACCGCATGCGTGTGAAGCTATTGTACCTGATCGGTCAAGAGCCCAACCTGCTGTTGCTGGATGAGCCAACGAACTTCCTGGATCTGGAAACCCTGCTGGTTCTGGAAAACTTCCTGCAGGAATACAAAGGCGCATTTCTGCTGATTTCGCACGACCGCGAATTCCTGCGCCGGGTGACGGATCATATTCTGGAAGTCGAATCCGGCGACATCGTGAAGTTCCCGGGAAGTCTTGACGACTATTTTGAACAAAAACAAATGCTGGCTGAAATTCTGCAAAAGCAGGTTCTAAGCCAACAAGCCAAAAAGAAATCCATCATGGACTTTGTGACCCGTTTCGGAGCCAAAGCCACCAAAGCCCGTCAGGCGCAAAGCCGCCTTAAGGCTTTGGAAAAAATGGAGGTCATCGAGGTGAAGGCAGCACCCACCCATTCCCATATTCACATTCCGCCGGCCTCCCAGACCGGAAAAATGATTCTGGAAGTGGAAAATGTCGAATGTGGTTATGGCGACAAGGTGATCTTGAAAGACGTAACCCTGCGCTTAGAGCGCGGCAATCATCTGGGCATCGTGGGGCTGAATGGGGCCGGTAAATCCACTCTGTTAAAGTCCCTGGGTGAACAGATTCCCCTGGTGCGTGGATCCATCAAATGGGGTCATCAGGTCAGCCTGTCCTATTTTGCCCAGCACACGCCGGAATCTTTGAATCCTGAACATTCAGTTTTAGAAGCCATGGCCTCTGCCGCCCACAAAGAAGTAACCCAGCAGGATGTGCTGAACATCGCCGGCAGTTTGTTATTTTCCGGGGACAACGTTCACAAGAAAGTGAAAGTCCTTTCCGGCGGCGAAAAGTCCCGTGTGGCTTTGGGTCAGATCCTGCTGCAAAAATCACCGCTGCTGCTCTTGGATGAGCCTACGAATCACCTTGATTTTGACACAGTCGAGGCATTGACCACGGCTTTGGAAAAATACGAAGGCACCATCATCACGGTCAGCCACGATCGGGGTTTTATCGGCCGCGTGGCCAACAAAATCCTCGAGGTGAACCACGGGAAGTTGACTTTGTATCCCGGCACCTATGACGAGTATGTTTGGAGTCTGCAAAAAGGTTTCCTGGCAGAACGTGATCTGAACGAAGGCGCGACAACGCAAAAAGTCAGTTCCGAAAAAGCCGCCGAGGCTCCGAAATTCAACTATAAAGAAGAACGAAAGAAGCTTGAGACCCAGATCAAGAAGGCCCAGAAACTGATTGAAGACTGTGACAAGAAGATTGCCGATCTCACTAAAAAGAGAGACGCTTTAAATGAAAGTCTGATGACCGCGGCCGGGGACAAAGCCGCAGGCCTGGCCAAAGAGCTGCATGAACTGAGCGGGGCCATTGAAGATCTGGAATCCTCCATGCTGCAAGCCATGGAAGACCAGCAGAATTTTGAAAACGAGCTGAAACAGCTTGTGGGGTAA
- the panD gene encoding aspartate 1-decarboxylase codes for MNISLLRTKIHRATVTGADLNYEGSVSICPDLIKASGLLMNERVDIYNCNNGARFSTYVIKGKKGEICLNGAAARHVQKGDLVIICSYCGLSMDEAKKHEPTVVFVNAKNKVTEKRKEDRKNNK; via the coding sequence ATGAATATTTCATTGCTTAGAACCAAAATTCACCGCGCCACCGTTACCGGAGCCGATCTGAACTATGAAGGCTCTGTCAGCATCTGTCCGGATCTGATCAAAGCCTCTGGTTTGTTGATGAACGAACGCGTGGATATTTACAACTGCAACAACGGCGCGCGCTTTTCCACTTACGTGATCAAGGGTAAAAAGGGCGAAATCTGCCTGAATGGGGCTGCCGCCCGTCACGTACAAAAAGGCGATCTGGTGATCATCTGTTCTTACTGCGGACTGAGCATGGATGAAGCCAAGAAACATGAGCCGACAGTGGTTTTTGTAAACGCAAAAAACAAAGTCACTGAAAAGCGCAAAGAAGACCGCAAGAACAATAAGTAG
- a CDS encoding type III pantothenate kinase, with the protein MILCLDVGNTQIYAGLFDKDKMVLSFRKNSKSGASSDETGIFLRTAIRENGFDPAKVKQIAICSVVPEVIYSLRGACMKYFNINPFILQAGVKTGLKIKYRNPLEVGADRIANSIAATHLYPGKNLILVDLGTATTFCAVSKDKDYLGGSIVAGLRLCMEALESKTAKLPSVEIVAMHEALGRATIESIQSGLYYGHLGTIKELTERITKECFQGERPMVIGTGGFSYLFEKEKVFDEIVPDLVLKGMLIALQHNA; encoded by the coding sequence ATGATTTTGTGTCTTGATGTGGGTAACACCCAGATTTATGCCGGGCTTTTTGATAAGGACAAGATGGTTCTGTCTTTCCGTAAGAACTCCAAAAGCGGGGCTTCTTCCGATGAAACCGGCATTTTCCTGCGCACGGCCATTCGCGAAAACGGCTTTGATCCTGCAAAGGTGAAACAAATCGCCATCTGCAGCGTCGTACCGGAAGTGATCTATTCCCTGCGCGGCGCCTGCATGAAATATTTCAATATCAATCCGTTCATTCTGCAGGCCGGCGTTAAAACCGGTCTGAAAATCAAATACAGAAACCCACTGGAAGTCGGCGCGGATCGTATCGCCAACTCCATTGCGGCGACTCACCTGTATCCGGGTAAGAATCTGATTCTGGTGGACTTGGGTACGGCCACCACGTTCTGTGCGGTTTCAAAGGACAAGGACTATCTGGGGGGATCCATCGTGGCGGGATTGCGCCTTTGCATGGAGGCCTTGGAAAGCAAAACGGCCAAGCTTCCGTCCGTGGAAATCGTGGCCATGCACGAGGCCCTGGGACGTGCGACCATCGAAAGCATCCAGTCGGGTCTTTATTATGGTCATCTGGGCACCATCAAGGAACTGACAGAACGAATCACCAAAGAGTGTTTCCAGGGGGAACGCCCGATGGTGATCGGGACCGGTGGTTTTTCCTATTTGTTTGAAAAAGAAAAAGTATTCGACGAAATCGTGCCGGACCTTGTTCTTAAAGGCATGCTGATCGCCCTGCAACACAACGCTTAA